From the Halococcus saccharolyticus DSM 5350 genome, the window TCAGTCGAAAACAGCACCGGATCCTCGAGTACCTCCGCGAGAACGCCGGCACCCGGACGTACTTCAAATCTCGGCTGATCGGCGAGGAGCTCGACCTCTCGGCGAAGGAGGTCGGCACGAACATGACTGCCATCCAGAACGGCGAGTGTTCGCTCTCGGTCGAGAAGTGGGGGTACTCCTCGTCGACGACGTGGAAGGTCACCGCCTGAAAGCCCTCGGAACTGCGCGGGCCGATGGCCCGCGCATCCGGCCTCACTGCGTTCGGCCGGACGCCTGGCGGCGGTTCCTCGCCCTTTTCATGTCCACCAGGACAGCATTGCGCGACCCGCGCTGTCGCGCGGGCACGCGCTGAGGCCCTGCCCTTCCCCATGTTCGCGCGCCCGACGCTATCGCGCCGGTCCGCGCTCACGGCCACCGCACCGCC encodes:
- a CDS encoding DUF7123 family protein, which produces MAASSATPDLSRKQHRILEYLRENAGTRTYFKSRLIGEELDLSAKEVGTNMTAIQNGECSLSVEKWGYSSSTTWKVTA